One Lysinibacillus sp. OF-1 DNA segment encodes these proteins:
- the acnA gene encoding aconitate hydratase AcnA, translating into MAQGNLHNSRASFEVNGKTYNYYDLAAIEKAGVAKVSNLPYSIKVLLESVLRQYDAYVIKEEHVNELAKWGNGADPEAEVPFKPSRVVLQDFTGVPVVVDLASLRSAMKEMGGDPSKINPAIPVDLVIDHSVQVDKYGNASALQANMDLEFERNAERYNFLKWAQTAYNNFRAVPPATGIVHQVNLEYLAPVVHVNENADGTFETFPDSVVGTDSHTTMINGIGVLGWGVGGIEAEAGMLGQPSYFPIPEVIGVKLVGDLPNGTTATDLALKVTQVLRQRGVVGKFVEFFGPGVSKLPLADRATISNMAPEYGATCGYFAIDEESLNYMRLTGRDEEHIAVVEAYLKANHMFFDPALEPVYTDVLEVNLAEIEPNLSGPKRPQDLIPLSQMRSRYKEAVVAPQGTQGFGLTEDEFAKTSVAKFAEGDVEIPTGAVAIAAITSCTNTSNPYVLIAAGLVAKKAVEKGLTVPKWVKTSLAPGSKVVTGYLEDSGLQTYLDTIGFNTVGYGCTTCIGNSGPLLPEIEDAIKANDLFVTSVLSGNRNFEGRVHPLVKANYLASPPLVVAYALAGTVDIDLQKDSFGKDKDGNEVFFADIWPSTEEVNAVLSTVVNRELFQKEYETVFTANEKWNAIETSTESLYTFDDKSTYIQNPPFFQGLAKEPEAIQGLDGLRIMAKFGDSITTDHISPAGAIGKDTPAGKYLIENGVAIRDFNSYGSRRGNHEVMMRGTFANIRIRNQVAPGTEGGFTTYWPTGEVEYIYDACMKYQEQGTGLVVLAGNDYGMGSSRDWAAKGTFLLGVKTVIAQSYERIHRSNLVMMGVLPLQFMPGESAETLGLTGKEEISVNITDNVKPREILTVTAKSEDGTVKTFQALARFDSEVEVDYYRHGGILQMVLRAKAAE; encoded by the coding sequence ATGGCACAAGGTAATTTACACAACAGCCGTGCATCATTCGAAGTGAATGGTAAAACTTACAATTACTATGACTTAGCTGCGATTGAAAAAGCTGGCGTTGCAAAAGTTTCAAACCTTCCTTACTCAATTAAAGTGTTATTAGAATCTGTTTTACGTCAATATGATGCGTATGTAATTAAAGAAGAACATGTAAACGAATTAGCAAAATGGGGCAATGGTGCTGACCCTGAAGCAGAAGTACCATTCAAACCATCTCGCGTTGTATTACAAGACTTTACTGGTGTACCAGTAGTTGTTGACCTTGCATCACTTCGTTCTGCAATGAAGGAAATGGGCGGTGACCCAAGCAAAATCAACCCTGCTATTCCAGTTGACCTTGTAATTGACCACTCAGTACAAGTTGACAAATACGGTAATGCATCTGCACTGCAAGCAAACATGGACCTTGAGTTTGAACGTAACGCTGAGCGTTATAACTTCTTAAAATGGGCTCAAACTGCTTACAATAACTTCCGTGCTGTACCACCAGCAACAGGTATCGTTCACCAAGTAAACCTAGAGTACTTAGCTCCAGTTGTACACGTAAACGAAAATGCTGACGGCACATTCGAAACTTTCCCAGATTCAGTAGTAGGTACTGACTCTCATACAACAATGATCAACGGTATCGGCGTTCTTGGATGGGGCGTAGGTGGTATTGAAGCTGAAGCAGGTATGCTTGGTCAGCCTTCATACTTCCCAATTCCAGAAGTTATCGGTGTTAAATTAGTTGGCGATCTTCCAAACGGAACAACTGCCACTGACTTAGCATTAAAAGTAACACAAGTATTACGTCAACGTGGCGTAGTTGGTAAATTCGTTGAGTTCTTCGGACCTGGCGTATCTAAATTACCACTAGCTGACCGTGCGACAATCTCAAACATGGCTCCTGAATATGGTGCTACATGTGGTTACTTCGCAATCGACGAAGAATCATTAAACTACATGCGTTTAACTGGTCGTGACGAAGAGCACATCGCGGTTGTTGAAGCTTACCTTAAAGCAAACCACATGTTCTTCGATCCAGCATTAGAGCCAGTTTACACTGATGTTTTAGAAGTAAACTTAGCTGAAATCGAACCAAACCTTTCTGGTCCAAAACGTCCACAAGACTTAATTCCACTATCTCAAATGCGTTCTCGTTACAAAGAAGCAGTGGTGGCACCACAAGGTACACAAGGTTTCGGTTTAACAGAAGATGAATTCGCAAAAACTTCTGTAGCGAAATTCGCTGAAGGCGATGTAGAAATTCCAACAGGTGCTGTTGCAATTGCAGCGATCACTTCTTGTACAAATACATCTAACCCATACGTATTAATTGCTGCGGGCTTAGTGGCGAAAAAAGCTGTAGAAAAAGGTCTAACAGTGCCTAAATGGGTAAAAACTTCTTTAGCACCAGGTTCTAAAGTTGTAACTGGTTACCTTGAAGATTCAGGTTTACAAACGTACCTTGATACAATCGGCTTCAACACTGTAGGTTATGGTTGTACAACATGTATCGGTAACTCAGGTCCATTACTTCCTGAAATCGAAGATGCAATTAAAGCAAATGACTTATTCGTAACTTCTGTACTTTCTGGTAACCGTAACTTTGAAGGTCGTGTACACCCACTTGTAAAAGCTAACTACTTAGCTTCTCCACCACTTGTTGTTGCTTATGCACTTGCTGGTACAGTGGATATCGATCTACAAAAAGATTCATTCGGTAAAGACAAAGATGGGAATGAAGTATTCTTCGCGGATATTTGGCCATCAACAGAAGAAGTTAATGCAGTATTAAGTACTGTTGTTAACCGTGAGTTATTCCAAAAAGAATACGAAACAGTATTCACAGCGAACGAAAAATGGAATGCAATTGAAACATCAACTGAGTCTCTATACACATTTGATGATAAATCAACTTACATCCAAAACCCACCATTCTTCCAAGGTCTTGCAAAAGAGCCAGAAGCAATCCAAGGCTTAGACGGCTTACGCATTATGGCGAAGTTCGGTGACTCAATCACAACTGACCATATTTCTCCAGCTGGTGCAATCGGTAAAGATACACCTGCAGGTAAATATTTAATTGAAAACGGTGTTGCAATCCGTGACTTCAACTCTTACGGTTCTCGTCGTGGTAACCACGAAGTAATGATGCGTGGTACATTTGCAAACATCCGTATCCGTAACCAAGTGGCTCCTGGTACAGAAGGTGGATTCACTACTTACTGGCCAACAGGCGAAGTAGAGTATATCTATGACGCATGTATGAAATACCAAGAGCAAGGTACTGGCTTAGTCGTACTTGCTGGTAATGACTACGGTATGGGTTCTTCTCGTGACTGGGCTGCGAAAGGTACATTCCTACTTGGCGTGAAAACTGTTATCGCACAATCTTACGAGCGTATCCACCGTTCTAACTTAGTAATGATGGGTGTTCTTCCACTTCAATTTATGCCAGGTGAATCTGCTGAGACACTAGGCTTAACTGGTAAAGAAGAAATCTCTGTTAACATTACTGACAACGTAAAACCACGTGAAATCTTAACAGTAACTGCTAAATCTGAAGACGGCACAGTTAAAACTTTCCAAGCTTTAGCTCGTTTCGACTCAGAAGTAGAAGTAGACTACTACCGTCACGGTGGTATCCTACAAATGGTTCTACGCGCAAAAGCTGCTGAGTAA
- a CDS encoding DinB/UmuC family translesion DNA polymerase, translated as MGVQTVGGLANTDLKELEKRFGVMGNQLYYHAWGIDLSKLGEPLIANGTLSFGKVQILLEMCGNVMKRARDAGFVGRTISLGLSYSHNAMTKGFHRSKTIAMPTSETLVMYKTCIELLDEHFAGEPARQLTVRISNLDRERSIQLDLFDERKPQRQLIGPTMDAIRNKFGATSLLRAVSFTAAGTAISRDRLVGGHLA; from the coding sequence ATGGGGGTACAAACAGTCGGTGGTTTGGCTAATACAGATTTAAAAGAATTAGAAAAGCGCTTTGGTGTAATGGGCAATCAACTCTATTACCACGCATGGGGAATAGATCTATCCAAATTAGGGGAGCCGTTAATAGCGAACGGAACTTTAAGTTTTGGGAAGGTCCAAATACTTCTAGAAATGTGTGGAAATGTCATGAAACGTGCGCGTGATGCAGGCTTTGTTGGTCGTACTATCAGTTTGGGTCTATCGTACAGTCATAATGCGATGACTAAAGGGTTTCATCGGTCTAAAACAATTGCAATGCCAACAAGTGAAACTCTTGTGATGTATAAAACTTGTATTGAATTACTTGATGAACACTTTGCCGGAGAGCCAGCCAGACAGCTAACTGTTCGTATATCGAACTTAGATCGTGAGCGTAGTATCCAATTGGATCTATTTGATGAGCGAAAACCACAGAGACAACTTATTGGACCAACGATGGACGCCATTAGAAACAAATTTGGAGCAACATCTTTATTACGAGCTGTTTCATTTACTGCTGCTGGTACAGCTATCAGTCGTGATCGCTTAGTTGGAGGTCATTTGGCATAG
- a CDS encoding YpjP family protein → MKKIFNKLSIIIIFTLILQLTLPFTSSANTQNGLDLIRQETSLTEDDIQLSFDIISEHSSLFLENADITVLNSYGLEDQNIALLKYFYDINYPSVTLNAFAVSQNVTNNDNIQPRLANVLIRVLIKDALKKKMGDKIKKEIGKEVKDQIEDKWIAAAEKEIGQHGYSKFVGPEGSGANGIRQGDHVFEIYGKNGNPIMRGHVGLEQNKTVTNWHYHLKYDGFEYHHEQTLLRHNSLPAWGTPIK, encoded by the coding sequence ATGAAGAAAATATTTAACAAATTATCTATAATAATAATATTTACATTAATTCTACAATTAACTTTACCTTTTACTAGCTCTGCCAACACTCAAAATGGGTTAGATTTAATTAGACAAGAAACAAGTTTAACAGAAGATGATATACAATTAAGTTTTGATATTATTTCTGAACACAGCAGTTTATTTCTTGAAAATGCTGATATTACTGTCCTTAATTCATATGGTCTTGAAGATCAAAATATTGCATTACTAAAATATTTTTATGATATTAATTATCCATCGGTAACTTTAAATGCCTTTGCTGTTTCACAGAATGTAACTAACAATGATAACATTCAACCCCGTTTAGCAAATGTATTAATCAGAGTATTGATTAAAGATGCACTTAAAAAGAAAATGGGTGATAAAATAAAAAAAGAGATTGGTAAAGAAGTAAAAGATCAAATTGAGGATAAATGGATAGCTGCAGCTGAAAAAGAAATTGGTCAACATGGCTATTCTAAATTCGTAGGACCAGAAGGTTCTGGGGCAAATGGAATTAGACAAGGTGATCATGTTTTTGAAATTTACGGTAAAAATGGAAATCCTATCATGAGAGGACATGTAGGCCTTGAACAAAATAAAACTGTAACTAACTGGCACTACCATCTTAAATATGATGGTTTTGAATATCATCATGAACAAACACTATTAAGACATAATAGCTTACCTGCATGGGGGACTCCGATTAAGTGA
- a CDS encoding N-acetylmuramoyl-L-alanine amidase, which yields MKPVEIEIHPGHWINPGSGATGILNEVTEARKVAKRVYEILKASSVPCTYYEDNTSTNQRQNINYLVSQHNKDQDGLIVSIHFNSGGDSSKPIGTEVLYYDQQALAASISKAISGATGGGLINRGAKQRKDLGVLASTYEPAILIEVCFVNSIVDTAIYRRDFEKICMAIAKELAAYLGKAVPSTPSIVKDKPTEKDDDKMKFTNSTTKAAVRDYIQQAVDKKLIDKSHLEKFDDGTLTGGDFEGLKIIIAQRSN from the coding sequence ATGAAACCAGTTGAAATAGAAATTCATCCAGGACATTGGATTAATCCTGGTAGTGGCGCAACAGGAATCTTAAATGAAGTTACAGAGGCTCGTAAGGTAGCTAAACGCGTTTATGAGATTTTAAAAGCTTCAAGTGTTCCGTGCACATATTACGAGGACAACACATCGACAAACCAACGTCAAAATATTAATTATCTGGTTAGCCAACATAACAAGGATCAGGACGGTTTAATTGTCTCTATACATTTCAATTCAGGAGGGGATAGCTCAAAGCCGATTGGTACAGAGGTACTTTATTATGACCAACAAGCGTTAGCAGCAAGTATTTCTAAAGCTATATCAGGTGCTACAGGTGGAGGATTAATAAATAGAGGTGCAAAACAGCGTAAAGATTTAGGTGTTCTCGCTAGCACTTATGAGCCAGCCATTTTAATCGAGGTCTGCTTTGTCAATTCAATTGTGGACACTGCTATTTATCGACGTGATTTCGAAAAGATATGTATGGCTATTGCAAAAGAATTAGCAGCATATTTGGGTAAAGCAGTACCTTCCACACCGTCAATTGTGAAAGATAAACCAACAGAAAAGGATGATGATAAAATGAAATTTACAAACTCAACAACTAAAGCCGCAGTACGTGATTATATTCAACAAGCGGTAGATAAAAAGCTTATTGATAAGTCACACCTAGAAAAATTTGACGATGGCACATTGACAGGTGGAGATTTTGAAGGATTGAAGATTATCATTGCTCAACGAAGTAATTAA
- a CDS encoding phage holin, with amino-acid sequence MKINWKVRLQHKQFWVSLIALLLVLANQTAGIFNVDITIYNAQITAISETVLSILGLLGIIIDPTTAGASDSSRALNYDVPRKDDFK; translated from the coding sequence ATGAAAATTAATTGGAAAGTACGTCTACAACATAAGCAATTTTGGGTTTCATTAATCGCATTACTACTAGTGCTCGCTAATCAAACAGCGGGCATTTTTAATGTCGATATTACGATTTACAATGCACAAATCACAGCCATTTCAGAGACTGTATTAAGCATTTTAGGATTACTTGGTATTATTATCGACCCAACAACTGCAGGTGCATCTGACAGCTCGCGAGCGCTCAATTATGATGTGCCACGAAAGGATGATTTTAAATGA
- a CDS encoding glycine-rich domain-containing protein gives MPEQLPQWNAVGVEPPQSLKDSGWQPGMKPSAQHMNWLLNRAYKCIEELQQAGGNVDDLTQTVENIEETVDSLKQTVNSNSLKIDTHIKDDEGHTRWFGNATGTNAKTIITTKPLPIDSNGDPINGASFRFMNSTANTGAVTMFVTHANGTTKTYPVYNNGIQLKAGDLPSTTVHTVTFAGGSFHLQGKGGVMTSGTQNYIPYTAPGTYSFTVPEGVTRITAFMRGSGGGGGGANTTYGYGGGGGGSGASKRVLLQVTPGMKLVLTVAKGGTGGEFGTAGGGQYGENGAVSSITGAQNGAFYAHGGGGGMGGQQSFGGYGGAGGQDVNNGPSGTISPTFTRSDGGPVAQVDASMSKVLSSLTGGHGIYGRIMWGGGGGGSPSDSNGGLMAGAGETYYGGLAQNQKFYFAGSAGGYGAGTGEGQQHGINGSGGAGGNSSYPNAKNGGNGGDGLICLMW, from the coding sequence ATGCCAGAACAATTACCACAATGGAATGCAGTAGGTGTCGAGCCTCCGCAGTCATTAAAGGACAGTGGGTGGCAACCAGGTATGAAGCCATCTGCACAGCATATGAACTGGTTATTAAACAGAGCTTATAAATGTATTGAGGAATTACAGCAAGCTGGTGGAAATGTTGATGATTTAACTCAAACTGTAGAAAATATAGAAGAAACAGTTGATTCTTTAAAGCAAACTGTTAATTCGAATTCCTTAAAAATAGATACCCATATCAAAGATGATGAAGGGCATACTAGATGGTTCGGTAACGCAACCGGAACAAACGCCAAAACAATAATAACTACAAAGCCATTACCTATTGACTCCAATGGAGATCCGATAAATGGAGCTTCGTTTCGTTTTATGAATAGTACAGCTAATACCGGCGCAGTAACTATGTTCGTTACGCACGCGAACGGAACGACAAAAACCTATCCAGTTTACAATAATGGAATTCAATTAAAAGCAGGTGATTTACCTTCTACAACCGTTCATACCGTAACTTTTGCAGGTGGTTCTTTTCACTTACAGGGTAAAGGAGGTGTTATGACATCAGGAACACAAAACTATATACCTTATACTGCCCCTGGTACCTATTCTTTCACCGTACCAGAAGGGGTCACTAGAATAACAGCGTTTATGCGGGGGTCTGGTGGCGGTGGCGGTGGAGCTAATACCACTTACGGTTACGGCGGTGGCGGTGGGGGTTCAGGAGCGTCCAAACGCGTATTACTTCAAGTTACGCCTGGTATGAAGTTAGTTTTGACAGTCGCTAAAGGTGGGACAGGCGGAGAGTTTGGGACAGCAGGCGGTGGTCAATACGGAGAAAACGGGGCTGTTTCTAGCATCACAGGAGCGCAAAATGGAGCGTTTTACGCTCATGGTGGCGGTGGCGGAATGGGCGGACAACAAAGCTTTGGTGGGTACGGTGGAGCTGGAGGGCAAGATGTAAACAATGGACCTTCTGGAACCATATCACCTACGTTCACTCGTTCTGACGGCGGACCTGTAGCTCAAGTTGACGCCAGCATGTCAAAAGTATTATCCAGTCTTACGGGCGGTCATGGTATCTATGGAAGGATAATGTGGGGCGGTGGTGGCGGTGGGTCACCCTCAGATTCTAATGGTGGACTAATGGCAGGTGCAGGGGAAACATATTATGGAGGTTTAGCTCAAAACCAAAAATTTTATTTCGCTGGTTCAGCAGGTGGTTATGGAGCTGGTACGGGAGAAGGTCAACAACACGGAATTAATGGTTCTGGCGGAGCTGGTGGAAACTCTTCTTATCCTAACGCAAAGAACGGAGGGAACGGGGGCGACGGCTTGATTTGCTTGATGTGGTAA
- a CDS encoding DUF2612 domain-containing protein, with product MFSTQSIVKRLSDYFDKTPDSNISKLMSIFAAEAQEVKATNDRIRQWRNIDDAEGVGLDLIGQNVNQPRGVANDEVYRILLKSKIARNLSDGTIDMIIQVLAIALSVEPKMIKIKEKWNDPEEPEPAAIKVIELPLTKLNEAGLDPTNFVRIVQRTVAAGVKVGVIELTGTFEFSDITNSIDNTAGFGDIYDETIGGYLGAAYTPSQDNELPI from the coding sequence ATGTTTAGTACTCAATCAATTGTCAAACGATTATCAGATTACTTTGATAAAACACCAGATTCGAATATATCCAAACTAATGAGTATATTCGCTGCTGAAGCACAGGAAGTCAAAGCAACAAATGACCGTATTAGGCAGTGGCGGAACATAGATGATGCGGAAGGTGTAGGCCTTGATTTGATTGGTCAAAATGTAAATCAGCCTCGCGGTGTTGCAAATGATGAAGTATATAGAATCTTATTAAAGTCGAAGATTGCAAGAAATCTGAGCGACGGAACGATAGATATGATAATTCAGGTCCTCGCCATCGCATTATCTGTTGAACCTAAAATGATAAAAATTAAAGAAAAGTGGAATGATCCAGAAGAACCAGAACCAGCAGCAATCAAGGTAATAGAACTACCATTAACAAAGTTAAATGAGGCAGGCTTAGATCCAACGAATTTTGTGCGAATTGTACAACGAACAGTGGCGGCTGGTGTAAAAGTGGGTGTAATTGAGCTTACAGGCACTTTTGAGTTTAGTGATATTACCAATTCAATTGATAACACAGCTGGTTTCGGTGACATATACGATGAAACTATTGGAGGATATCTAGGCGCAGCTTATACACCTAGTCAAGATAACGAACTACCGATTTAG
- a CDS encoding baseplate J/gp47 family protein: MALDKNGFKRKSYSDLVDSMSAKAKEKFGADANTTERSFLGIIIRIMAWFFSLLWQDTEDVYHSTYRKTAEGVQLDMLLPYAGISRNLADFAYGQIHISGTPNHFIESGFLVSTNNDIFFETLYDLTLDSEGKGTVEIVALDVGAIGNVGANTITEIVNPDADVISVNNPLKTNGGREKETDAEARERADITVDGIGSATTAAIRTNLLKISSIRAAKVIENYSDAVDQYGTPPRSIQAFVLGGDDEEIAKAIHEKKAGGIQPYGTTYVNVIDLGGDIKQIGFTRANEVNVFIKVNAKTNTSFTSNGVELLKTAIIKYIGGTDYDNNTYAGLNMGEDVVISRLIAKAYSVDGIDDVMIEVSKDGVIYNDSNIIVALQEVAQTHFNNIEVILNV; this comes from the coding sequence GTGGCATTGGATAAAAACGGTTTTAAACGCAAATCGTACAGCGACCTTGTTGATAGTATGTCAGCAAAGGCTAAAGAGAAATTTGGTGCTGATGCTAATACTACAGAACGTTCATTTTTGGGTATTATTATTCGCATTATGGCATGGTTTTTCTCGCTGTTATGGCAAGATACAGAAGATGTATATCATAGTACTTATCGTAAGACAGCCGAAGGCGTACAATTAGATATGTTGTTACCTTATGCAGGCATTAGCCGTAACCTTGCAGATTTCGCTTATGGACAAATCCATATATCAGGCACCCCCAACCACTTCATTGAAAGTGGTTTTTTAGTGTCTACAAATAATGATATTTTCTTTGAAACACTTTATGATCTAACTCTTGATTCCGAAGGTAAAGGTACTGTTGAAATCGTAGCACTAGATGTTGGAGCTATCGGGAATGTAGGAGCAAATACTATTACAGAAATTGTGAATCCAGATGCGGACGTTATTAGTGTAAATAATCCATTAAAAACTAACGGTGGCCGTGAAAAAGAAACAGATGCCGAAGCCAGAGAAAGGGCTGATATAACAGTTGATGGGATTGGTTCAGCTACCACGGCAGCAATAAGAACTAATCTTTTAAAGATTTCAAGCATTCGCGCTGCTAAAGTGATTGAAAACTACAGTGATGCTGTAGATCAATATGGGACGCCTCCTAGATCCATTCAGGCATTCGTTTTAGGTGGTGATGACGAGGAAATTGCTAAAGCGATACACGAAAAAAAGGCTGGAGGCATTCAACCTTATGGAACGACCTATGTAAATGTTATCGACTTAGGTGGTGACATAAAACAAATAGGCTTCACTAGAGCCAACGAAGTAAATGTATTTATTAAAGTAAATGCTAAAACGAATACCTCATTTACATCTAATGGCGTTGAGCTACTCAAAACGGCCATCATCAAATATATCGGTGGTACAGATTATGACAACAATACTTATGCTGGCTTAAACATGGGAGAAGATGTAGTTATTTCTCGATTAATTGCCAAGGCATACAGTGTTGATGGAATAGACGATGTAATGATAGAAGTATCGAAAGACGGAGTAATTTACAATGATTCGAATATCATTGTTGCCCTGCAAGAAGTGGCTCAAACGCACTTTAACAACATAGAGGTGATACTCAATGTTTAG
- a CDS encoding DUF2634 domain-containing protein, whose protein sequence is MKTLALLNGDLVFENGDFKLFEGEKEISQCISISLGTNLKEWFLNEEFGLDFSRVLEKSTKDEARAEIMRVFSQEERIKDIESVEIKDVNRVRIVVFVVTLLDGTIINEEVAVGGIG, encoded by the coding sequence GTGAAAACACTGGCATTATTAAATGGCGATTTAGTTTTTGAAAATGGAGATTTTAAGTTATTTGAAGGAGAAAAAGAGATATCTCAATGTATTTCGATATCACTCGGCACTAACTTGAAAGAATGGTTTTTAAACGAAGAATTCGGACTAGATTTCAGTCGGGTTTTAGAGAAGTCAACCAAAGATGAAGCTAGGGCTGAGATTATGCGTGTTTTTTCGCAAGAAGAACGGATTAAAGATATTGAAAGTGTTGAAATAAAGGATGTTAATAGAGTTAGGATCGTTGTTTTTGTTGTAACTCTTTTAGACGGCACTATTATTAATGAGGAGGTGGCTGTTGGTGGCATTGGATAA
- a CDS encoding Gp138 family membrane-puncturing spike protein encodes MTNTTEFFRTLQQGVLVNLNTAMPCKVLAYDEEKRMAKIEPLFMIKETGEEPAKLSPIENVPVLFQKYRVNGSEPQNYEPFIEPTDTVLVVFCQRAIDEAMKGNIIYPGTARMFDIHDAVIVGVF; translated from the coding sequence ATGACGAACACTACTGAATTCTTCCGTACGTTACAACAAGGTGTATTAGTAAACTTAAATACTGCCATGCCTTGCAAAGTGTTGGCGTATGATGAAGAAAAACGAATGGCAAAAATCGAACCGTTGTTTATGATTAAAGAAACTGGTGAAGAACCGGCGAAGTTATCTCCTATTGAAAATGTGCCTGTTTTATTTCAGAAATACCGTGTTAATGGTAGCGAACCGCAAAATTATGAGCCGTTTATAGAGCCTACAGATACGGTTCTAGTTGTATTTTGTCAACGGGCAATAGATGAGGCCATGAAAGGTAACATTATTTATCCTGGTACAGCCAGAATGTTTGATATTCATGACGCTGTAATTGTGGGGGTGTTTTAG
- a CDS encoding phage protein, with amino-acid sequence MSKLFKRYVEVVTGNLKFNNTDLDIEFEVPFDDDLEPNISEITIYNLSESTRNKLKRGEVITINAGYIEDKGLILSGRINSISTTPLGADRATVIKVLDTYPFNSKKTLKRSYKGKIKADVIIRDLTKALGLKVAVLKLPKNKVYEKGFSVSGEIFKKIQDIANDCGASAYISRQQTYIRPITEGDNHRFILSPDTGLIGSPEYFENERKGKVMKGYKAKSLLQHRMNTGAIIQLQSIVTKSTVRVQKGKHICKGSSFYTEVEALL; translated from the coding sequence ATGAGTAAACTATTTAAGCGCTACGTTGAGGTTGTAACAGGAAATCTAAAGTTTAATAATACCGATTTAGACATTGAATTTGAGGTACCTTTTGATGATGATCTTGAGCCGAATATCAGTGAGATCACGATTTATAATTTGTCTGAATCAACAAGGAACAAATTAAAACGTGGAGAGGTTATAACGATTAACGCTGGATACATTGAAGATAAGGGATTAATACTTAGTGGGCGTATCAATAGCATTAGTACAACACCATTAGGAGCTGACCGTGCTACGGTAATTAAGGTTTTGGACACTTATCCATTCAACAGTAAAAAGACTCTCAAACGCTCATATAAAGGAAAAATAAAAGCCGATGTAATTATAAGAGATTTAACAAAAGCATTAGGCTTAAAAGTAGCTGTTTTGAAATTACCTAAAAATAAAGTGTATGAAAAAGGATTCTCAGTTAGTGGAGAAATTTTTAAAAAGATACAAGACATTGCTAACGATTGCGGAGCTTCTGCTTATATCTCAAGGCAACAGACTTATATCAGACCAATTACTGAAGGTGATAATCATCGATTTATCCTCAGTCCGGATACAGGCCTAATTGGATCACCAGAATACTTTGAGAATGAACGTAAAGGTAAAGTGATGAAAGGATACAAAGCTAAATCTCTACTACAACACAGGATGAATACAGGAGCAATTATTCAACTACAATCAATTGTTACCAAAAGTACTGTTCGTGTCCAAAAAGGTAAACACATTTGTAAAGGGAGCTCGTTCTACACAGAAGTGGAGGCGTTATTATGA
- a CDS encoding phage baseplate plug family protein — MLDFEYIEIEKALIPYRFEMELGAELFLIEIRYNELHDYFTLDLQKGDEVLVNGEKLVYATPLFREVFDGRFPAPTIIPLDTSGKETRVSFENLNETVFLKLVNGNE; from the coding sequence ATGTTAGACTTTGAATATATAGAAATTGAAAAAGCGCTCATTCCCTATCGTTTTGAAATGGAATTGGGCGCTGAATTGTTTTTAATTGAGATTAGATATAACGAGCTGCATGATTATTTTACGTTGGATTTACAAAAGGGTGATGAAGTATTGGTGAATGGTGAAAAGCTTGTATATGCTACACCTTTATTTAGAGAGGTGTTTGATGGCCGTTTTCCAGCACCTACAATTATCCCTCTAGATACATCTGGAAAAGAGACCCGAGTATCCTTTGAGAACCTAAATGAAACAGTATTTTTAAAGTTGGTGAATGGCAATGAGTAA